A segment of the Patescibacteria group bacterium genome:
GGAACATAGCTGGAATTGCTGCTATCATTGGTCCTAAATATGGAATAAACTCTGTTAAGCCTGCAATTATAGCCAAAACAAGGGCATACTCGACCCCCAGAATACTAAGCCCAATATAGGTTAAAGTAAAGATTAATAAAGATAGTATAATCTGACCTCGCAACCAAAGACCTATTTTCTTTTGCATTCTTGAAATAAGCTGCATCACATAAACTTGATTTTTTGCAGGCGCAATTGACCAAATAACCTTTTTGACAGCGTCTTCCTCTACGACCATATAAAAAGTAACAACTATAACCAAAAAGAAAGTAAATATACCACCAAAAACATCAATAGCGCCTGTGATGATATTTTCAGCAGCTTTCGCAAACCCAGGGAAACTATTCTTACTACTCAAAATGTTTTCAAGGGGATTTGCTCCTAAAGAATATTCTTTAAGTAAGGTAAACCCGGAGGAGAGTTTTTCAGATATTTGTGGGTAATGGGAAGTAAGTTCTGTTATTTGAGATGTAATCGGTGGAATAACGAGCAAAATAACTGAACCCACTATTCCAAACAATAAAAGATAAATAGTAATAATACCAACTCCACGTGGTATTTTTCTGTCTTGCATCCAATCAACCCAAGGGTCAAGTGCTGAAGCCAAAATCAATGATATAAACAAAACAGCCAAAATATCACGAACCACATATAAAACAAAAAACAAAAGAAGAGCAACTAAAATCTTCACGATAGTTAAAAAGGAAATATTAAAGTATTGGCTTTTCTTTTCATTTTCCATATTTATTGTTTATTTTTATATTTCAATTATACAATATTTTAAGACAATCAACAACGATTGACAAAATGATAATTTAATGATATATTATGATGTTCTTTGAAAAACTTTATTATTTAGTTTTCTTGGTCCAACAACTTTTGGACATATAAATCTATGAATTTTCATAGAAAATCTGTTATTTATATATAAAGAATATATAATTACAAAAAAAAGGAGAAACATCATGAAGAAAAACGTAAAAAGGTTAGCTTTTGCAGGATTAGTTTTACTAACTCTTTCCTTTGTTTGTTTTGCTTTCATTCTTGAACTAAATAAATTTGGAAATAATGTTGGGTTATTGGTAATAGCAGTTCTATTTGCATTATCGATTATTTTTTTCAGCATTTCAAGTAATCTTCACGGAAAGGGAAACTATCTTATTTTTAATGACCTGGAACCAGGAGTACGGCACGTACTGGTCAAACAAATTTCAGGAAAGGATGACGTAAAATTTTCCCTTATTAGTTTCCCTGAATCAAATACTCACCTAACATTCTATGATGATGAAAGATTATCATTCCTAGAAAACGGCGACGAATTTATCAGGCCACTAGATAAAAAAAACATTATTTGCAAAATTGCTTCCTAAAAACAAAAAGGCGAGGTCTACAACAGACCCGCCTTTTTTCATATCTAAAATATATTTTCTACCTGTGGTGAGCCTGTCGAACTACATCATCCCCGGCATTCCTCCACCCATCCCCATTCCACCCGGCATTCCTCCGCCATCGTCTTTTTCTGATGGTTTATCGGCTATTACCGCTTCTGTACTCAGAAACATGATTGCAGCTGAAGCAGCATTCTCTAGGGCACTTCTAACAACTTTCGTTGGATCAACTATCCCCGCTTCTAATAAATTCTCAAATTTATCCAGTGCAGCGTTGTAGCCAATACCAACTTTTCCATCTTTATGTTCACGCATTATATTATAGAGAACCAATGAACCATCTTTCCCAGCATTGGCAGCGATTTGTTTAAGTGGTTCAATTATTGCATTATCAACAATTCTAGCTCCAATTGATTTTTCTTTTGTGCCAGTTAGCCCTTCAAATGCATTTCCAGCTAAGCAAAGTGCCATGCCTCCTCCAGGAACAACACCCTCTTCAACTGCCGCTCTTGTAGCATGCAAGGCATCGTCAATTCTATCTTTTTTCTCTTTCATCTCAGCTTCAGTGGCAGCTCCTACTTTTATAACAGCAACTCCTCCTGACAATTTAGCCAATCTTTCTTTTAATTTTTCTCTATCATAATCGGAGTCAGCAACTTCAATTTCAGCTTTGATTTGTTCAACTCTTTTTTTAATATCCTTTTCTTCACCTTTTCCTTCAACAATGGTTGTCTCATCTTTTGTAGCAATAACTTTTCTGGCTTGTCCTAAGTCGTCAAAATCAGCTGTTTCAAGTTTTAAGCCAAGTTCTTCAACGATTACTCTAGCTCCCGTAACTATAGCTAGATCTTCTAACATATCTTTTTTTCTGTCACCAAAGCCTGGAGATTTAATACCAAGAACATTAAATGTTCCTCTTAGTTTATTTAAAACAAAAGTTGTTAATGCCTCACCATCTATTTCCTCAGCGATTATAACTAGATCCTTCTTTCCGGCTTGAGCCATTTTTTCAAGAAGAGGTAAAACTTGTTGAACTGATGATATCTTTTGGTCAGTTAATAATATAAATGGATCTGTAAATTCTGAAACCATTTTTTCAGGATTTGTAACCATATATGGTGAAATATATCCTTTGTCAAGTTGCATTCCTTCTACCACTTCTTTTTCAACTCCGAAAGATTGACCCTCTTCAACCGTGATAACACCATCTTTCCCTACAGAATCCATGGCTTCAGCAATTATCTTTCCAATCTCTTTGTCATTGGCTGAAATTGAACCAACTTGAGCTATTTCCTCTTTTGTTGAAATACTTTTACTTACTTTTTTCAGTTCAGCGACCATCCTGGAAACTTTTTCCTCTATTCCTTTTCTAATTTCTATTGGATCTACTCCGGATGATACCATTTTAAGTCCTTCACTTATCATTGCTTGAGCTAGAACTGTTGCGGTGGTTGTTCCATCCCCGGCTGTATCATTCGTTTTTGAAGCAACTTCCTTTACCATCTCTGCTCCAATATTTTCAATTTTATCTTCCAATTCAACTTCACGAGCAACAGATACTCCGTCTTTAGTAATAATTGGGGAACCAAAACCTTTGTCTATGACAACGTTCCTTCCTTTCGGTCCAAGTGTTACCTTTACTGTATTTGCAAGCTTGTCGACACCTGCTTTTAATTTAGAACGAGCTTCTTCATTAAATAATATTTGTTTTGACATAAAAGTATTAAATTCTAAATTATAATTTCTAAATTCTAAATAAATTCAAATTTTTAAAATATTAAATTCAAAAGTTTTTAATTTTTGAATTTTGAGTTTAAGACTTGTTTAGAATTTAGTATTTAGTGCTTAGAGTTTTTGTTAATTTATTATTGCGACGATATCGTTTTCTTTAATTACCAAATATTCTTCTCCTTCTACTGTAATTTCATCTGGAGAATATTTTTTGAAAACAACGTTGTCTCCTACTTTAACGCTCATTTTCTTTTTTTGACCATTCTCAAAAAAAAGACCATCCCCTACAGCTAGTACTTTGCCGTGAACTGGTTTTTCCTGCTCAGCGTTTCCTGGTAAAACTATACCGGATTTAGTCATTTCTTCTTGTGCATCTGGCTTAACAATAACATTGTCATGTAGCGGTTTCAAGTTCATAGGTATAACACAAATGCTTTAACATTTGATAATTAATTAATAATAATTTTAGCACTCTCTAGCTTCAAGTGCTAACTCTATAGTATTTTATCACTTTCTATCTTTGTGTCAAGAAAAAAAATTACTAAATATATAAAATAAAGTCGTACATACCTGCCCAAAATGCCATGAACGAATTGTATTAAATCAAAATTTTTATAAAGATAATTTCTCTTTATAAAGAAGCTGAATAAAAATAGAGGCAGGCGGGTGTACGACTTTATTTTATATATATTTTTTTGAATTATATACTACAAATATCTCATCCAAACATAGACAGTAGATATTAATATTGAAATAAACATTATAAGTAGCCCCATTTTCATAAAGTCCATGAAACCAATTTTGTATCCTGACTTTTCAGCCATTCCGGCTACCACCAGATTGGCGCTAGCTCCAACCAAAGTTCCATTTCCACCAAGGCAAGCACCAAGTGCTAGAGACCACCAAATAGTATTGATTTGTGCTGTCTCAGTAAAGGTAGTAACATGCATTTCTTGAACTAGCGGAATCATTGTTGCAACGAATGGAATATTATCAACAAAAGCTGAGAATATTGCCCCTCCCCACAACATTGCCATAGCGGTTATAGCCAGACTTCCATTGGTTACTTCGATTAGCTTATCAGCAGCCCATCCAATAACGCCGACATGTTCAAGTCCACCAATTATTACAAAAAGTCCTATAAAGAAAAATATTGTTATCCATTCTACTTCATGCAAGGCTTTTTCTGGGTTTTTATTGTCTAGAAGCAAGAGCAAGCCTGCGCCCATAATAGCAATTGTAGCCCCTTCCATATGTAACCATCCGTGTAGAAAGAAACCAATCACCACTAAAGCTAAAACGAATAATGATTTTTTAAGTAAAACTACATCTTGGATACCATCTCTTTCATTTAATTTCATAATCTTGTCCATATTCTCTTGGCTGGTTTGTATTTGTTTCTTATAGAAAAATTTTATTACGGGGATCATAACTATAAAAATAATTATAGAAACGGGGGCTAGATTTAAAGCAAAATCAAGAAATGATAGATTTGCAGCAGAACCAATCAAAATATTTGGTGGGTCGCCAATAAGCGTTGCGGTCCCTCCGATATTACTCATAAATATTTCTACAAACAGAAAAGGAATTGGGTTTACTCTAAGATGGTCAGCAATAACCAATGTCATTGGAACCATTAACATAACTGTTGTTACATTATCAAGAAGAGCAGAAAAAACAGCTGTTATTATTGCAAACATTAACATTATCTTCCAAGGGTTTCCTTTAGCTAATTTTGCTGATTTAATTGCAACATATTGAAAAAGGCCTGTATCTTTCGTAATCCCAACAATAATCATCATTCCGATAAGCAAGCCGATTGTATTAAAATCAACTGCTCCAATAGCGGAGTCCTGACTATAAAAATCCATAAATATTCCAACAATTATCATCAGAGCTCCTCCAAAAATTGCAACAATTGTTCTATGAATTTTTTCTGAAATTATAGCACCATAACTGGCTAAAAATATTAGTAAAGCAGCTGTAACTGCTCCACTGGTTATATGACTTGCGGCGACGCCGACTAATTCTTCATGCATACTAATTATCCAAAAAAAATAAAAAACTAAACTTTAGTTTCTTATTTAAATGTTTATTATTTTTATATTAAAAAAATTATTATTTATTACCACCGTTCCTTGCATCAATCTGATCTTTTTCAAACAATGCGTTGTATAAAGCATTTTTTATACATGTCCTTGTTATTACACCAACCATAGCGCCATCATCGCTAATAACTGGAAGGATTCTTCTTGTCCCTTTAGTGGCATATGAAGCTGCCTCAATCATAGCGTCATTTATGCTCAAAGCATGAAAATCTTTGTGCATTATAGCTTCAATCTTATTGTCTTTCATTTTCTCGGCGTATTTGTTGAATGTTCCCTCTGCTCCAAAATTTGAAAAAATTGGATCATCTTGCAAATACGGAGGAACCACTTCTTTTACTAAAGTGTACGAAGACAATGTTCCTATTGGATGATTATTTTCATCGATAACGATGAGACTGTTTGTTTTTTTCTCAACCATTAATTTTACTGCTTCAAGAATTGTCATATCCTTTTTAGCTGTGCAATATTCGGTTATCATGTAATCCTTTACCCACATAATTTGTTAAAATAAATTATTTAATCTATGTCAATTGTAATACTATTTAATACTTTGTCAATACAAAAAAAAGTTACCTTAAAAGAAAGGTAACAATTAAAGAAAGGATTTAAAAAAAATCATGGTGAATCTTCGTAAGTTTTTTCTTTCACAACTTTGAAGTGAACGTATAGTGAGATAGTTGTGCTTAAAACGTAAATAAGGAAAAGAAGAGCGGGACTACAGGTAAACTGTAATGAAAAAAGAATTGTAATCAATAACGGAATACCTAGCGAAATATAAAATACAAACATTTTGTCTCCTTTCTTTTATTATGATTTAATGAGCTGTTAATAATTATATTTTATCAAAATTTCATTATTTTGTAAATAAAAATAACCAATCTTTAAATCGGTTATTTTTGTATATAGACTGAATTTTAAATATATATTAGTTTCCTTTTAATTTTCTCCATCTCTTGGCTGCTTTCGATCTTGCTAATTCTTTTGCCATCTTAGCATTAATACTTGCAAATCTCTCTCTGTCAAAAGACCTAATATCTTTTTTGGCCTCTTCGGCTCTCGTTCTTGCTTCTTCAATTCTTGTTTCATCTAGTTCTTCAGCTCGTTCTGCTGTGTCAGCCAAAATAACAACTTTATCTGAAAGGACCTCAATAAAACCACCGGAAACACTCATTACACTATTTTCCCCTTTTTCATTCTTTGTTTCAATAACACCAGCCTGTAGTGACGCTACTATTGGAATATGGCCAGGTAGAACTGTTATCTCTCCTGCTTTTGTCGGTGCAACAATTTGCTGGACCATTTCCTGCATGACCATTCTTTCTGGGGTTACTATTTCAAATTTTATTAATTTCATAAGTTTTAGAATTATGAATCAAGAATTATGAATTATGAATTATTTTATTAACAAGAAAACAATTTTTCTTGTTTGTGATTCATTATTCATGCTTCATGATTCTATTTCGAAGAAATATCCTCAATTCCACCTTTCATATAAAAATCATCTTCACCCTTATCGTCATGTTTACCATCAAGAATTTCTTTAAATCCTTTTACAGTATCTTCAATTTTTACGTATTGTCCAGGTGTTCCCGTGAAAGCCTGAGCAACTTCAAACGGTTGAGACAAAAATCTTTGTACCTTACGAGCTCTTGTTACTGTTTGCTTGTCTTCATCTGATAATTCTTCCATTCCTAGAATTGCAATAATATCTTGTAAATCTTTATATCTTTGCAAAACTTGTTGAACTCCACGAGCAACTGCATAATGTTCTTCTCCAACAACTTTTGGATCAAGTACTGTAGAAGTTGAATCAAGTGGATCAACCGCTGGGTAGATACCAATCTCTGACAAACTTCTAGCTAGTACCACAGTTGAATCAAGGTGACCAAAAGTAGTAGCTGGAGCAGGATCAGTCAAATCATCAGCTGGTACGTATACAGCTTGAACTGAAGTGATAGAACCTTTATTTGTCGAGGTAATTCTTTCTTGTAATTCTCCCATTTCTGTTGCAAGCGTTGGTTGATACCCAACAGCAGAAGGCATACGTCCAAGAAGTGTTGATACTTCTGAACCAGCTTGTGTAAATCTAAAAATATTATCAACGAAAAATAGCACATCTTGACCTTGTTCATCACGGAAATATTCAGCCATAGATAAACCAGACAAAGCTACTCTAGCACGAGCCCCTGGTGGTTCATTCATTTGACCAAAAACCATTGCAACTTTGTCCAAAACACCAGTATCTTTCATTTCATGAAAAAGATCGTTACCTTCACGAGTTCTTTCTCCAACACCAGCAAATACAGAATATCCACCGTGTCCTTTAGCAATATTATTGATAAGCTCTTGAATTATAACAGTTTTTCCAACACCAGCACCACCAAACAATCCAACCTTACCACCTTTGGCAATTGGACAAATTAAATCAATAACTTTAATCCCTGTTTCAAGAAGTTCTACTTTCGTTGATTGATCAACAAAGGCTGGAGCAGGTCTATGAATTTGATATTTCATATCAGTTTTTGGAGTTTCTTTTCCATCTACAGCGTTTCCTAAAACATCAAAAATTCTACCAAGAGTTTCATCACCAACAGGAACAGAAATTCCAGTACCAGTATTGACTACTTCGTCTCCTCTTTTCAATCCATCAGTTGAACTCATAGCAACGGCTCTAACTACATTTGAACCTCTATGTTGCTGAGTTTCTAGCACTAATGTTTTTCCTTGAACTTGAACCTCAAGAGCATCGTAAATTTCCGGCATATCTTCGTCGAATTGGACATCAACAACAGCACCGATAACTTGTTTAATTTTACCCTTCGCGTTAGCGACTGAGGGTTTTCCTAATTTTTCTGACATATTATTTATATTTTTTATAATCAATCTAATTTTAATGACTCAATTATTCATTCTTCAATAATTAAATCTTTAAAACTAGAGATTTACCGAGTGAAATCATTTTTCTATTTCACATAGTCGACAATTATTTATTGTTATGTTAATTATTGATAATCGTTTTGTTCATTCTAATCCATGGGATAATTTATGTTGATATTCATTGGAACTATTGCAATATTCGCAATTGGATGGATTTGCTATTCACTGCATATTTTTTGCGAAGACTTGAAACATTATTACTAAATGTTTCCTCCATAATCGCCACCAGAAACTTGGTGGCTTTTTTATTTAAAGAACATTTTTCTAACCCTGTAAAGAATTCGCTCCAGCTGATATTTCTGCTATTTCATTCGTAATCTTTTCTTGTCTTGCTTTATTGTAACTCAAAGTCAACTCATCAATCATATCTGAGGCCGCATCAGTTGCTTGGTGCATTGCGGTCATTCGAGCGGAATGTTCAGAAGCGTTTGATTCAAGTAATGCTTGAAACAACTGAACCTCGATCAATCTTGGTATCATTTCATCTAACACTTCCATAGGACTTGGTTCAAAAGTATAATCAAGCGCATACTTTTCACTACTTAAATGTTGTTCTGATTTCTCCCCAATCATTTCTTTCGTTGTTCCAACTCTCGTGTCGCTTCCTACTACACCCAAGTATTCATCCTCAGCACTAATATCAACTGGCAATAACTGTTTTACTCTTGGAATTTGTGTTGCAGCGTTTACATAATCAGTATATGCAACCATTACCTTATCATATTTGCCAGAAACATAATCATCGATGGCTAACTTTGCAATATCATAAATATCTTTTATCTCAGTGATAATATCTTCTTTTGGAAATTCTGCTACAACATCGTATCCGTAATATTTATTGGCTCCGATTCCCTTTTTACCAATTGTAACAAACTCAACTGCTTTACCATCCCAATGATGTTTTTTAATTGATTCGTGAGCCTTTGTTATAATATTTGTATTAAAACCAGCACAAAGACCTCTATTTGATGTTACAAGAATCATGCCTACTTTTTTAATTTCATCTCTCTTGGCAAGCATCTTATGAGCAGCAGCACTACCATTGGCAGCTTTTGAAATATGCAAAACAGTCTCCCAACTCAAGTTGGCATAAGTTCTAGTTTTCAATACTGATTCAATAGCCTTTCTCATCTTTGCAGCCGCAACCATTTCCATTGCCTTTGTGACTTTTTTGGTATTCTTAACTGATTTTATTCTACGTTGTATGTCTTTTATGGAAGCCATAAATTAATAAACTCTAAATTCTAATATCTAAATTCTAAACTGTTTTGGATTTTTTATTTGGAAATTTGAATTTGTTTAGTATTTGATGCTTAGGATTTAGGATTTAATTACTACTATTACTCTTTTTTAATTAAATAATCCAGGGTGTCTTTAAAATCATTAACAGCTTTTTCTAAACTAGCGTTAATTTCATCTGAAAGTTCACCTTTCTCTGCAATCTTTTTATAAACATCAGAATTATTCTCAACATATTTATACATTCCCGCTTCAAACTCTAATATTTTTTCAACTGGAACATTGTCCAGTAAACCATTGATTGCTGCGTAGAAAATAGAAACTTGTTTTTCCATTTCAATCGGAGCATATTGACCTTGTTTAAATATTTCAATAATTCTTTCACCTCTATTTAGTTTTGCTTTAGTTTCAGCATCGAGATCTGAACCAAAAGCAGCAAAAGCAGCGAGCTCTCTATATTGAGCAGCTTCCAAACGCATCTTTCCAGCAACTTTTTTCATAGCCTTGGTCTGCGCCGCTGATCCTACACGTGAAACTGAAAGTCCAGCATTTACAGCTGGTCTATTTCCTTGATTAAATAAATCTGTTTCTAAATATATTTGACCATCAGTAATAGAAATAACATTTGTAGGAATATAAGCGGAAACATCACCGGCCTGTGTTTCAATAATTGGAAGAGCCGTAATAGAACCTCCTCCAAAATCATCGTTTAGTTTACATGATCTCTCAAGAAGTCTTGAATGAAGGTAAAAAACATCACCTGGATAAGCCTCACGTCCCGGAGGTCTTTTGAGTAGTAGAGAAATTTCTCTGTACGCTACAGCATGTTTTGATAAATCATCATAAATAACCAATGCGTCTTCACCCTTATCAAGAAAATATTCGGCAATTGCTGTTCCTGAATAAGGGGCAATATATGAAAGCGAAGCAGGATCAGAAGCACCAGCCAAAACTACAGTAGTATAGGCCATTGCTCCATTTTCTTCTAACTTTGCTACAATATTTGCAATTTTTGATTCTTTTTGTCCAATAGCAACATAAACGCATTTCATGTTTTGACCTTTTTGATTGATAATTGTATCAACCGCAATGGCTGTTTTACCAATCTGTCTATCACCAATAATAAGCTCACGTTGACCACGTCCAACTGGAATCATTGAGTCGATTGCTTTTATTCCGGTTTGCACAGGTTCAAATACAGATTTACGAGTAATAACACCTGGAGCAATTTTTTCTATTGGATAAAACTTCGCTTCATTAATTTCTCCCTTGCCATCAATCGGTTGACCAAGAGCATTAACGACTCTCCCAACAAGAGCTTCACCTACGGGAACTTCTAAAATTCTTTTAAGAGCCTTAACTTCATCTCCTTCTTTAATCCCAGAATATTCACCAAGTAAAATAACTCCGACTGAATCTTCTTCCAAATTCAAAACCACACCATTAATAAGACCATCTTTAGTGCTAAATTCAAGCATCTCCGACATCATAACATCAGAAAGACCTGTGACACGAGCAATTCCATCACCAATTTCCGCCACACGACCAACTGTTTGTTCTTGGCTTTCAGCCTTGAAATCAGAAATTTGTTTTTTTAACTGCTCAACAATAAAATCTTTAGTTTTACTCATATATTTTATAAATTGTTATATTATTAAATGGTTAAATTGTTCCTCATTGTCATTCCGGGCTTGACCCGGAATCCAGAAAAAGAGATAGCAATTTAACAATTCAACAAGCTAGTTTTACTCATATATATTGACTTATGTAATTATTTAAATTAATTGTTCTTTAACATTTACTAGCGGAGGTGAAAATCATAAATCAAATGTCTATGACCCACTTGGACAAAGACCAGATGTACCATGTATACAATGTGCAGCAGAGAAACGACTTCATCTTCTTGATCTTCTCACAAGAGAACTTAACAATGACCAAGTAAGAATAGTCTGTGAATTCAGTTCTCTCTCAAACATTGTAATAAAATAAATTTCAATTTATCTTATTCAACCAATCACCCTTTTAGACGAGGAGAAATTCAATGTAAGAATCATGCATGGACCACAAAGCAAATCCTTATATTGAAAACCCTGCAAAACCATCAGAAGATTGTCATGAATGTTCCCACCTACTGGCTATGAAACTTATGCAAGATCTAAAACACTTTACTCCACCAGAGCACAGAGAAACCCTTGCTCAAATTTTTAGCCTTCATTGCCAAACTAGACATCTT
Coding sequences within it:
- the atpG gene encoding ATP synthase F1 subunit gamma yields the protein MASIKDIQRRIKSVKNTKKVTKAMEMVAAAKMRKAIESVLKTRTYANLSWETVLHISKAANGSAAAHKMLAKRDEIKKVGMILVTSNRGLCAGFNTNIITKAHESIKKHHWDGKAVEFVTIGKKGIGANKYYGYDVVAEFPKEDIITEIKDIYDIAKLAIDDYVSGKYDKVMVAYTDYVNAATQIPRVKQLLPVDISAEDEYLGVVGSDTRVGTTKEMIGEKSEQHLSSEKYALDYTFEPSPMEVLDEMIPRLIEVQLFQALLESNASEHSARMTAMHQATDAASDMIDELTLSYNKARQEKITNEIAEISAGANSLQG
- the groL gene encoding chaperonin GroEL (60 kDa chaperone family; promotes refolding of misfolded polypeptides especially under stressful conditions; forms two stacked rings of heptamers to form a barrel-shaped 14mer; ends can be capped by GroES; misfolded proteins enter the barrel where they are refolded when GroES binds), whose amino-acid sequence is MSKQILFNEEARSKLKAGVDKLANTVKVTLGPKGRNVVIDKGFGSPIITKDGVSVAREVELEDKIENIGAEMVKEVASKTNDTAGDGTTTATVLAQAMISEGLKMVSSGVDPIEIRKGIEEKVSRMVAELKKVSKSISTKEEIAQVGSISANDKEIGKIIAEAMDSVGKDGVITVEEGQSFGVEKEVVEGMQLDKGYISPYMVTNPEKMVSEFTDPFILLTDQKISSVQQVLPLLEKMAQAGKKDLVIIAEEIDGEALTTFVLNKLRGTFNVLGIKSPGFGDRKKDMLEDLAIVTGARVIVEELGLKLETADFDDLGQARKVIATKDETTIVEGKGEEKDIKKRVEQIKAEIEVADSDYDREKLKERLAKLSGGVAVIKVGAATEAEMKEKKDRIDDALHATRAAVEEGVVPGGGMALCLAGNAFEGLTGTKEKSIGARIVDNAIIEPLKQIAANAGKDGSLVLYNIMREHKDGKVGIGYNAALDKFENLLEAGIVDPTKVVRSALENAASAAIMFLSTEAVIADKPSEKDDGGGMPGGMGMGGGMPGMM
- a CDS encoding co-chaperone GroES; protein product: MNLKPLHDNVIVKPDAQEEMTKSGIVLPGNAEQEKPVHGKVLAVGDGLFFENGQKKKMSVKVGDNVVFKKYSPDEITVEGEEYLVIKENDIVAIIN
- a CDS encoding ArsB/NhaD family transporter, whose translation is MHEELVGVAASHITSGAVTAALLIFLASYGAIISEKIHRTIVAIFGGALMIIVGIFMDFYSQDSAIGAVDFNTIGLLIGMMIIVGITKDTGLFQYVAIKSAKLAKGNPWKIMLMFAIITAVFSALLDNVTTVMLMVPMTLVIADHLRVNPIPFLFVEIFMSNIGGTATLIGDPPNILIGSAANLSFLDFALNLAPVSIIIFIVMIPVIKFFYKKQIQTSQENMDKIMKLNERDGIQDVVLLKKSLFVLALVVIGFFLHGWLHMEGATIAIMGAGLLLLLDNKNPEKALHEVEWITIFFFIGLFVIIGGLEHVGVIGWAADKLIEVTNGSLAITAMAMLWGGAIFSAFVDNIPFVATMIPLVQEMHVTTFTETAQINTIWWSLALGACLGGNGTLVGASANLVVAGMAEKSGYKIGFMDFMKMGLLIMFISILISTVYVWMRYL
- the atpD gene encoding F0F1 ATP synthase subunit beta, with the translated sequence MSEKLGKPSVANAKGKIKQVIGAVVDVQFDEDMPEIYDALEVQVQGKTLVLETQQHRGSNVVRAVAMSSTDGLKRGDEVVNTGTGISVPVGDETLGRIFDVLGNAVDGKETPKTDMKYQIHRPAPAFVDQSTKVELLETGIKVIDLICPIAKGGKVGLFGGAGVGKTVIIQELINNIAKGHGGYSVFAGVGERTREGNDLFHEMKDTGVLDKVAMVFGQMNEPPGARARVALSGLSMAEYFRDEQGQDVLFFVDNIFRFTQAGSEVSTLLGRMPSAVGYQPTLATEMGELQERITSTNKGSITSVQAVYVPADDLTDPAPATTFGHLDSTVVLARSLSEIGIYPAVDPLDSTSTVLDPKVVGEEHYAVARGVQQVLQRYKDLQDIIAILGMEELSDEDKQTVTRARKVQRFLSQPFEVAQAFTGTPGQYVKIEDTVKGFKEILDGKHDDKGEDDFYMKGGIEDISSK
- a CDS encoding AI-2E family transporter, whose amino-acid sequence is MENEKKSQYFNISFLTIVKILVALLLFFVLYVVRDILAVLFISLILASALDPWVDWMQDRKIPRGVGIITIYLLLFGIVGSVILLVIPPITSQITELTSHYPQISEKLSSGFTLLKEYSLGANPLENILSSKNSFPGFAKAAENIITGAIDVFGGIFTFFLVIVVTFYMVVEEDAVKKVIWSIAPAKNQVYVMQLISRMQKKIGLWLRGQIILSLLIFTLTYIGLSILGVEYALVLAIIAGLTEFIPYLGPMIAAIPAMFLAFTQGGAIFMAFVGILYYIIQLVENNIIVPKLMQKVVGLNPIVTLAVLMIGFKLAGVIGMVLSIPVATAINVFIKDIIDKKAFKSE
- a CDS encoding CBS domain-containing protein: MITEYCTAKKDMTILEAVKLMVEKKTNSLIVIDENNHPIGTLSSYTLVKEVVPPYLQDDPIFSNFGAEGTFNKYAEKMKDNKIEAIMHKDFHALSINDAMIEAASYATKGTRRILPVISDDGAMVGVITRTCIKNALYNALFEKDQIDARNGGNK
- the atpA gene encoding F0F1 ATP synthase subunit alpha; this translates as MSKTKDFIVEQLKKQISDFKAESQEQTVGRVAEIGDGIARVTGLSDVMMSEMLEFSTKDGLINGVVLNLEEDSVGVILLGEYSGIKEGDEVKALKRILEVPVGEALVGRVVNALGQPIDGKGEINEAKFYPIEKIAPGVITRKSVFEPVQTGIKAIDSMIPVGRGQRELIIGDRQIGKTAIAVDTIINQKGQNMKCVYVAIGQKESKIANIVAKLEENGAMAYTTVVLAGASDPASLSYIAPYSGTAIAEYFLDKGEDALVIYDDLSKHAVAYREISLLLKRPPGREAYPGDVFYLHSRLLERSCKLNDDFGGGSITALPIIETQAGDVSAYIPTNVISITDGQIYLETDLFNQGNRPAVNAGLSVSRVGSAAQTKAMKKVAGKMRLEAAQYRELAAFAAFGSDLDAETKAKLNRGERIIEIFKQGQYAPIEMEKQVSIFYAAINGLLDNVPVEKILEFEAGMYKYVENNSDVYKKIAEKGELSDEINASLEKAVNDFKDTLDYLIKKE
- the atpC gene encoding ATP synthase F1 subunit epsilon, with amino-acid sequence MKLIKFEIVTPERMVMQEMVQQIVAPTKAGEITVLPGHIPIVASLQAGVIETKNEKGENSVMSVSGGFIEVLSDKVVILADTAERAEELDETRIEEARTRAEEAKKDIRSFDRERFASINAKMAKELARSKAAKRWRKLKGN